From Candidatus Poribacteria bacterium:
ATCTGTTCCTGCGCTTGCTGAAGTTGTTGGAGAGCGGCTTCAAGTTGTTCCTCTTCGGTATTCGCCATATTGGCTTGCGCCTGTTGCAGATCCGCCTGTGCCTGCCTCAGCGTGTCTACTGCCTCTTGCTGATTCTGGTCAGCGGCGCGGAAACTGCGCCATTGCAAGGCACGCCGTGCGGTTGACATATCTTCAACAGTCTGTTCTTCAGCGAGGCGTCTCGTTGCATCAGCCACGTTTTGCGCTGCCTCTGGATTGTCTGGGGCAAGTTCCTGCTGAATGTTGTCGAGCGTCCTCTCAAGTGCCTCCAGATCGCGCTGGAGTGCTCGTTGTTCATTCGCGAGCTCAGATGCTTGTCGGTAATCCTCAGGACGTAACTCCGATTGCTGGGAACGGTTTCTGAGTTCTTGTGTCTGCTGTTGGACCTCAGATTGCGCCTCTGTCAGCTGCTGAAGCTGTTGTTCGGCTCTATCGAGCGCAGCATCTGTAAATTCCGCGGCGACCTTTTCCAACTGTTCAATAGCTTCTCCAAGCCTCTCTTCAGCCTTTTGACCTTTGGCAGCACTCAGTTGAGGTTCCTGCTGTTGCATGCCCTGCGCAGCCCCCTGCATCTGCTCGCTTGCCTGTTGCATCGCTTGACCGGCTTGGTTTAGACGTTGCCCCTGCGTTCCTTGCCCATTCTGTTGCATGGTGCCGAGCTGCTGCGCCATCTGTTGTGCCTGTTGCGACAACTGCTCCTGTTGCTGGCTATTCTGTTGCATTTCGCTCGGAGCAGGTTCACTTTCGCGTCCCAACTGCTGGCTTTGTTGACTCAGTTGCTCCTGTTCTTCCAGCATCTCACGGGCTTGATCTAACATCTCCTGCGTCTGCTCTTGCATTTCCATGTCGAGTTCGTTCTGCTGATTCTCAAGTTCGCTTTGTAGCTCCTCCATTTCGAGTTCAAAATTCTCGGCAAGCTCCGGATTACTATTCCGCATTTGCATCAGCACTTTGGGAAGTTCAAGGCTGACCTTTATCAGCAGTTCAAGAGCCTCTTGCTCCGGTGGTATCGCTTCAGTTGGCTGTACAGCACTCAGACTATCAGTCGCCTCACTCATTCTGTCTATGGCATCTTCCAAGTTCATCAGAATTTCAGGCGTGACAGCTGATTCCCCTTGCATAGCCATACTAAACTCATCGACAAGTCGTTGCGTTTTATCCTTTAATGTGGATTGCTTGTCACCCGTTTTCCTAACGGCTCCCTCATACTCCGCCGTAATTGTAGAGGGCTTCGTACTAATGTGTTTCGCTGTCTCTCGGATAATCTGCTTCTGAGAGGTAACAACCTCCCTGAGTGGATTTGGCTCAGGTTGTCCCTGTTGCGCTTCTCCTTCTCCTTCCTGGAAATTTTCATTAAAAGGTCGGATTTCAACAAAGTAAATATCGCTACTGGCTTCCCCTGGACCGGTGCGTGTATTGTTATCAATAGCGTGTGCATAGTAGGAGATAATATCCCCCGGCTCAACGTCGAATTCCTCCAGATAGAAAGTGTAAGTGCCATCTGCAACACGACGCTGGATTGCCTCACCGGATTCTTGCTCTACAATAGGCGTGGAAGTAGCGGGTTCCATGATTAACTCCTGCAGTTCGTCAGACCCGACGCGATACATGAGTTTCAATTCTGCAATCCCATAGTCGTCTGTCGCTTCAGCCACGACTTCCACCTCGCCTAACTTTGTCGTTTTGACATCTCGCCCAGGTTCCTTAATAGCGACCTCCGGCACATTGTCCGGAATCGCTTTGATGGTGTATTCAATCGGTATCTCGTTATTGAATCCATCAATACACAGGAGTTCAACGGTATATGTCCCATCTTCAACAACGTCTACAGTTGTCGTAAGTGTGTTCCCACCGGAGATAACCATTGGCGTTGAGACAGGCTCCGGAGTCATGTTCAATTTCTCAGCAGCGGAGGCAAGAAAGCCGTCTCTCGTGTCTGTCCTACGGGTGAATGTTGCGGTTTGGATCGCCTTATTCGTTGTAAGTTTGATTTCCGCCTGTGTGCCAACAACAGCTTGAATATTACCCGTACCCGTTTGGACGACAGGCTTGAGACCCGTATAATCAGGGTAAGTGTAAGCAACCGAAATTTCCGTCACTTTCGGCATTTCAAAGACCTCGACGGTGTAACGCTCTGAGGTAGCCTCATTCGCAATGACATAGTATTCCATATCGGCATCAATGTTGAAAATCTCATAAGAGAATCCGCGTTTATCATCTGGGTTTTGCAACATGTTAATCTGCTGCCCAGTTTCTTTGGTTTCAGATGCCGGTACACTTTGCTCGCCAACATTTCCATACGTCAGGACGACCTTTTCAGCAGACTTACCGGTGACGGTGACATGAATAGGTAGACTCTTGCCACGAAGGATCCGTGCATTTCCCGGCTCAACGACGAGTTTGGTTGTTAAAATCGGATCCGTTTTCTCCCAAGGCACCAACACACGGAGCAGACTCGTATGGATTTCCGTCGGAAACAGCATTGAAAGTACAAAACAACCGACAACAACCAAAGCAGCGATGCTGACATGCTTGCGAGTACGACTGTGATCAATCGTTGCCTTGAAATCAATGTCTTTTACCCGCTCGGTAGTATCGTCAAGTAAACGTTGGAGCATGTGTGCTTCAATTGGATCCGCCGATTCTCGGTTCCCGAATTCAATCGCACTTACCAACCTATCTTCAAGGTTCGGATGGTTTCGTTCCACGTTGAGCGCGATATCGCGGAGTGTGAGTGAAGCCCTAATCGGCTGAACGAGATATTTGTAAAGTAGGTAACCAATTACGCCGACACCAATCACTAACAACGCAATTCGGACAGCACTCGGAAGCGGCATGAGCCAATCGACGAAGGCTTCACCGATAAAAATCGCCAAGATTCCTGTTAAAACAATAGCAAACCCCGTCCAGAAGAGGCTGCGTTTCCAGACGCGTCGCGCATCCAAAATTCTCGCTTGTAATTCTGCGTAACCTTCTCTTGTATTCATCATGCTCCTCCATCAACATTATCCACGATTCATAAAATTCTACCAACGCTCTGTCACCCACATACTTTTAAGAAGAAGAACCAACCTGGAATAGAGTATCAACGCCGATTCTTAATAACCAAATGATTACTGCCGTAAGACATGCCTTTGCTTTACTAACCTCCGCGAGTGTAGAAACTGCCACAGTTAAAACAAAGATATTCCATATACCCAAGATATCTATATAACTCAAAAAAAACAGAAGATGTGGATTTTCGACGGATGTCACCAACATGTGGGCTCCGGGAATAATTCGCATATCAACAACTGTCTCAATATCCTCAAGGTGCCTAAAAACCGGAAGAAATGCGATATTGATAAAAAATACCAGTGGATTAATCAAGATAGTATGCCACCAAGCCGCGAAGATGTGTTTAAATTTGAGTGCCTCATTTACCTTGAAAACTCGCGATACCACGGTGAGTCCAATACTGAACACAACAGCACAGAGAATCCCAAGAATCATCCCACTCACCGCAACGAATACCATAGCTGCTGCTTTGGTAGATCCAAACAATTCAATATCGGCTAAACTACCTGCATACTGTGGGTTAATGAACTTCTGCGTAAATGGGAAAACTATCCATGCCAATACCACGACAAGGAAACAGAAGACAAGGAATGCAAGCCCCCACTTTGGTTTAGATTTCAGTCGCGTAAATGTAGCTTTCGGGTTCGCAATGAGATCAATGAGATTTTGCCAACTCTCTTTCATAATTCCGATGCTCAGGTGGCAAATACGACCTCAGGCAGAATACTGAGTACCCACAGCACCACCGCCGCGGCACGGGCTTTGTTCCTTTCTATATCAGCAAGCACTGTGATCGCTATTGCTATCACTGCAATTAGCCACAAACTCAAGGGATTTATGTGACTGAGCAACATTGTTAACTTAGGGTTCGCAACACCTCCCAATAGCAAATGCAACCCCGGAATCATTTTCAAGTCTACAGCACTTTTCACGCCCTCTACGTCTTTAAAAACAAGTAGCAGCGCAGCATTCACCAGTTGTATGACACAACCAATCAGCGAAATATGGACTACAGCGGCGTAGATATGTCTAAATCTTAATGTCTCATCTTCCACAAAAAATCGAGCCGCTAACCTGAGAAGCGCACTGATAACGATGAACGCCAGAATTGCAAAAATCGGTCCGATGAAGATACCAATGCTCTGGAAAATCTGACCCATATTTCCGGCAGCTTCAATTTGTTCCGGCTGCAAACCGCCTTCCACGAGTTGTGCAGTCGTCAGTGCTTCAGTGTATGGAAGAACAGCCCAACCAACGAGAACAGCAAACAGATAAAAGACTAAGTAGGCAATACCAGATCTCGGTTGTAATTTGAGACGCGAAAACGCGGCACTCGGTTCGGCAATGAGGTCCCCAATGTTCTGCAAACTCTCCTTCATCGTTCCCCCTAAAGATTAGACAAAGTTTCTCCGAATTAGTTCTTCTGTTTCTACGGTTCACTTTTTTCCGCCTCTAACTGTGATTTTTGCCAACCGTAATCAACGCCGCCCTTGTAGAATTTGTCTGGGTGCTCCACTGCCCAAATTTGCTTATGGATAATCCAATTCTGCGGATCTAACGCTAAAGCCTTTCGCCATTCTGCCATCGCCTCTTCCTTCTTTCCTACCTCCAGCAAGGTGAGACCGAGTTGAAAGCGGGCGGCGGCTTCAGTAGCAGTCTTTGAAGTCGGTTTGCTTGATGGTTTCATCTCGCGAAGCAGCATCGTATTGTAGTCGGGATCCGACAGCCACTTTTCAAGCATTGCGAGGGTTTTTTGATCCTTAACATTAACGTTGAAAGGTGCTTTAACCAATCGTCCCGCCTCATCAATCATAATCCCGTAAGGGATAGCTTTGAGGTTGTAGCGGGTTCCGAATACATTCTGCGAATCAACAAGCGTGACGAAATCGGCGTTTGCTGCATCATGCCAAGGACGCACGACAGATGCGCCTTGCACATCAATAGCAACGGAAACCAAGTTTAGTTTTTCACGGTGTTTCGCGTAAAATTCCTGCCAGCCCGGCAGTTGTCCACGACAGCCTCACCACGAACCCCAAACGTAAAGAAAGGTCTTTTTCCCTCGGAAATCTTTTAAGTGTTTCGGTATACCTTCCAAGTCGGGGAGGGTGAACTCAGGAGCGAGGTGTGCAGGTTGGACAACTTCCAAAGCGTTCGATGCCACCTCATAAATCTCAAAACCGAAGGGTTCCGCGATATGTGCAGGACGCGCATAAACTACGCCACCAATCTCCACAGCCCCCTTTTCGTCATCCCCGAATTGGAGAGGCACGCATAATTCTGATGCCTTTCCGCCGCAGAGAACTACCATTTTAGCACCTTCTGGGTACTCGACTTTCAAATCAAGTTGTTTGGCAAAACCTTCTAAAGGCACGAACCATTCACCATTCCTGAAAATAGGCGGTGCAGTAAATTCGACGCGTTGCGCATCTATTGAAATCTGAAAATCTTTTTCATTCATGTTCTTCTCGGCAAATCCCATTTGTATACCAACTACACAGAACAGCACTGCTAACACCATGCATTCCGCTATAGACCGTCCCTTGGGAGTCAATATTGCAATAATCATTGTGGCTTTTTCTCTCGGTGTTCTGAATCGTAAATCAGAAATTTAATGATCTCTTCTGCCGTTTTCGGCGTAAGTCCTGAACCCGGTTTCCGCATCATCTTATAGACATACTTCCGCCATTCTTCCCCTGTAAAGGTGGAATTGATCGGACGTGCTACGGTATGACACCGACTACATTTACGGGTAAAGAGTTCGTACGCCTTTTGCATTTCGGGCGGATAAGCAGTGACATCAATAAAGTTAGGTCCCTTATCCGCTGGATAAGTTTTAGGTGCCGCGCGCGGGACGCGCAAGACGTAAATCATCCCAATCCCAACCAGAAGGACAATCCCCAGCACGGTAATCCAAACAATTCTGTTTTGCATCTATGAGTGAACTGCGACCCCTCAAACATTGCCTGAGTTAGTGGAGCGCGTTAATACTTACATCACCATCGTCTATAACATCTAATACCACACGACTTCCATACAGCAAAGACATTCCGACTAAGGGTCCACCATCTGTTTGCAGGGTAGACACGTTGTGTTCTTCGCCATGCCACAGTGCAGCCAGGAGGTATTTCTCCAAAACCACCTCAGTTCCGTCACCGAGAATTACCGCTTGATTATCAATCCGTCGGAGTTTGAGCCGATCGATTAAATCACTTGGCAAAGCCAAATAGCCAGAAAAGCCTGTATCAACGACAGCCTCAATTTTCTCCTGTCTATTCAATCCGATGACGACCAATTCGATGACCACTTCCAGATCGGTTGTAACTTTTCCTATAATCATTGTTTCTGCGACGAAAATTTAAAGCCGATTCGATGAGCAGCCCGAAACCCGATGCGTAAACTGTAAATCACAGCCTCAGGACGCTTAGCAAGGAGACGCAGAGACGGAGATAAATCGTCGGTGTCAATTTCATAGTCCCCTGTTTCGATGTCAACAGACAAAAACTTGCCTTTGTGCTGCGGTTCAACCTTCTCACGTATTTGTTGTTGATAGATCTCTTTCCCGCGTGCAGCGATAGTTCCAGGCGGATAATCCGAATATGGCATAACAGTTCTCCTCAATTATAGCATCAGCTCTTTCACCTTCTGCACAATAGCATTTGCACTAATGCCGTGATATTCCAAGAGTTCTTCCGGTTTTCCAGATCGCGGCATTCCGGTAACAGCAAGTTTATGGACGTAAATCCGTTTCGTTGCTACAGCCTCCAGCACAGCATCCCCTAGACCGCCCTCAGGATAATGGTCCTCGACGGTGATTAAGGTGTTGTTCGTTTCGGACGCTGCCTTTTGCAGTGCCTCCGCATCAATCGGCTTGATGGAATATAAATCAATGACGCGTATAGCAATCCCGTCTTGCGCAAGAATCTCGTGTGCCTTCAATGCTTCGTGAAGTGCAACACCTGCGGCAACAACCGTCACTTTATCCTCACTGCTTTCCCGAACAACCTTACACCCACCGATGGGAAAACGCTCAGCGGCATCATAGAGAATAGCGGTTTTCGGGCGTGAGGTGCGGAGGTAAACAATCCCTTCGTGTGCAGCAGCCTCAGCGACAAGTCGTTCAGCGGCAATTGCATCGCTTGGATACAGCACAACCGCCCCCGGAATCGCTCGGAACATAGCGACATCTTCTAATCCCATCTGTGAAGGTCCGTCTTCACCAATTGAGACACCACAATGTGAACCGGCATATTTAATATTCGCCTGTGAGATCGCGGACATCCGAATTTGGTCATAAGCGCGCGATAAAAACGCAGCGAACGTAGAGACAAACGGAATCTTTCCGCGCTTCGCCAAACCGATGCCTGCCCCCACCAAATTTTGCTCCGCGATGAACATTTCAAAATATCTGTTC
This genomic window contains:
- a CDS encoding YIP1 family protein, giving the protein MKESWQNLIDLIANPKATFTRLKSKPKWGLAFLVFCFLVVVLAWIVFPFTQKFINPQYAGSLADIELFGSTKAAAMVFVAVSGMILGILCAVVFSIGLTVVSRVFKVNEALKFKHIFAAWWHTILINPLVFFINIAFLPVFRHLEDIETVVDMRIIPGAHMLVTSVENPHLLFFLSYIDILGIWNIFVLTVAVSTLAEVSKAKACLTAVIIWLLRIGVDTLFQVGSSS
- a CDS encoding YIP1 family protein, encoding MKESLQNIGDLIAEPSAAFSRLKLQPRSGIAYLVFYLFAVLVGWAVLPYTEALTTAQLVEGGLQPEQIEAAGNMGQIFQSIGIFIGPIFAILAFIVISALLRLAARFFVEDETLRFRHIYAAVVHISLIGCVIQLVNAALLLVFKDVEGVKSAVDLKMIPGLHLLLGGVANPKLTMLLSHINPLSLWLIAVIAIAITVLADIERNKARAAAVVLWVLSILPEVVFAT
- a CDS encoding thioredoxin family protein: MVSVAIDVQGASVVRPWHDAANADFVTLVDSQNVFGTRYNLKAIPYGIMIDEAGRLVKAPFNVNVKDQKTLAMLEKWLSDPDYNTMLLREMKPSSKPTSKTATEAAARFQLGLTLLEVGKKEEAMAEWRKALALDPQNWIIHKQIWAVEHPDKFYKGGVDYGWQKSQLEAEKSEP
- a CDS encoding clan AA aspartic protease translates to MIIGKVTTDLEVVIELVVIGLNRQEKIEAVVDTGFSGYLALPSDLIDRLKLRRIDNQAVILGDGTEVVLEKYLLAALWHGEEHNVSTLQTDGGPLVGMSLLYGSRVVLDVIDDGDVSINALH